The sequence TTGTTCTTCTACAATTAACCAACTGCAGTTCATCTACCACAGACAATTTCTGAATGGTGTCATTGCTGTCTGTGGTTTAGTACTACATGAAAAGGGTACCAGGCAACGGAGGGGTCTCATTTCTTCTGGAAGAATCCCATAATGGAAGCCTGTTTGGTTGCTTTGTTGGTGGTGGCAGCCACATTCTTTTGgctcttcttttcctcttccttcttcCCAGCTGATGACTTCAGAGGGCCAGTCTCCTTAGGGCGATGCTTGCTGACCTTGAAATCATCCTCGCTCTCTGAATAGGACTCGCTCTCGTACACTTTCTCCGTCACTGCAAGACAGTCAAATACCATTTGAAGCCACTACAGGTTAAGATTAAACAGGAAGGCCAATGAAAACTCAAGAGCTGGATGTATTTTCCCTTACATAAccttaaaaagctttttttttttcttagtatTCCTACCTTTTTCCTGAAGTGAAATCACAAGTCACATTTTTGTATGCAGACACATGTTAATGTGACTGACAGGGAAGGGATTGAATATTCATATCCAAAAAAtcagtatgtttgtttgtttttgatcgCATTAGGTTCAGCTACAGTTAACCGAAACTGGCCCAACTCATTTTAAGCAGAATCCAACAGTCTCATAAGAACGCAAGTGCATGTTGTAGTAACAAAATTATGTTCGCTGtcttttaatgtaataatgagcACCATTTCTCAGGGGAATGCTGGCATGAATCCTTAACTGCATTTACAAGGCAGTTCTTCAAAGGATTTAACATTTGCGTGCACAGCTGGGCAACCAcgttaatttttcttttttagaaagAGGCAAACACAGACTGTTCACGTCAAACATGAAATGGATATTATTACTAAAACAGGACTTCAATGTGATTAGGAGGATCTTCAATGTTATTTCTGGGGTCACTGGCAATAACCTTTCTGAGAATCATTAGAACTATGACCAACACCTAGTGATTGACAAATTGACCATGCTTGAAAAAGTATGAATATGcaataataattcctttaattAAAGCACACAGGCCATATAAAGACAAAACATGAGCACTGGACACGCTTTCCCTATTGAATTTGCTGATGCAATAATACTGATATGAAAATTAAGTTCATTggaatatattgagaaatatgtttttcagatCAAGAttacattgcaaatacattgaaaacatttgaaatatattgcaatataccaaaatggcaataatttacatagtTTCAATATGCCGATTGagctaaaaaaatatttcctaaaatataattttttattggTGTACAGccttttttcagagaacacatgtaactgtttttccCCATACTGACTATTTAACACCTTAAAGGCATGTTTTCCACATTAGATTGTCATTTACGCCTAACACTAATGTAAACAGAATCACGTGACAAACGTGATATTGGCAAGGAATTGTTAATTGTTCATAATCTTAATAACAAGAAAACCATGGATTTAGAGCCAAAGTCTCTACTTACTTACTATGCTATTCTTATTCAATTTCCACTTATTGTTTTCTTGGACACTGGCACCTTATCCTAAACAACCAACTTCATTATGTGTTACCAAGAGCTCTAAGTGACGCAGATTTATTAGTAAGCAcctttaattatattatattatattaccaACTTGCAGCCAGCTGCTCTTtgacaggcaaacaaaaaacttgCAAATGCCCTGTAACTTAATTAGTGCTAAGTGGGCAATAAAAAGATTGATATTGTGAGACGGCAGGTTAGGCAAAGTGTTGCAGTAGCCTTTGGCGCATCTCTTATGCTTGCTCTACTGACAATGCGATGTGCAGGTCCAGGGAAGTTGACCATTAACCCGAAAGCTGCCATTTAAAAACCGCTGGTGGAATTTTCCAAGTCACCCAATAAGGGCGGCACTCCCTGTTTTTAAAGAACAGGGATACTGCAGTCCCAAGAAGCTCAGTAAAACTACTGCAAAAGACAAATGCGGCTAGAGCTAATGGGGTCCCTACTGGCAGTTACTTGCCAACTACATAAACTGTAACCAAACTCTGCGTCCTGTGTTTATTTCCGCAGTCATTTCTGTCCACTGTTATCAGGAGTCCTAATGACTCTTTCAAGGCTATGCCACTGTACAATCTGTTCTTTTAAggtttgtatatgtgtgctgACTGCAGGCATGCAGcatgtaaacattattttaaagaataagTTATGCTGGATTCTGGCcagcatctttttttgtttctactAAGAAACAGCCATCTTGCTTTGCTTATTCCAGGACTGGCTTCTTTTCCATTGGGACATTAAAACAATTCTAGCATATTCCATTAGTAGCACAACATTTAATAAGTGAGACGctttaataaaactgaatttctcagattgttttggttattttaaaaagcactctCACACCAAATTGACTGTTCcttttcatatttgaataatGTCAAATACTAAAATATTACAACCCAGCTTGTCATATACACTTGCCTCTGTAATACAGAGTTGAgaagaaaatacaattttgcTGAAACATCTGGGAGTAGCAAATATTTCAACTATTAGCTAGCCACTTACAATTTAATTGCTCATCTTTTTTAGGCAAGTTAAAATTGCAGAAAGGATggacaacatttttcattattaaacaGTGATCACATTGTCTTTGGTCATAAGTTCAGTTCACATCAATTTATCTAATGTATGTTGCCCATAACAAAAAGttggaatttttattttcacattgcaGAATAAGTGGTTGACCTTCAGCAGCTGTATTACTACATTTTGCATCAGGACCTACGTTGCAATTTGCTTTACTTTTGGGCAGCAGCAATAAGTTAAGTGTTACATTTGGTAGTCTCCTGAGCAGCAAGCATAGCGAGTGAGCCTTGACAGAAACCACTGCCACTGCtggaaacagacacaaaaaggtAACATGTAGATCCTAGAACATTTGGAAGTGTACgaacaaaaaaaactactgcACGAAAACGAAACCAAAAAAAGGActtttgagaaagagagagccgTCACAAAGCCAGCACTCCACCACTGTTTTGAGTGATCAAGCATCAAATTCCTCTTTAATCACCTCAGGGACCACTTCTTGGCTTTGAGACACACACTCCATGATGAGGGGCTTATCAGATTAAATCTGCTCCAACTTCAACGGTGGCGAGTAAATAGAATTACACTGGAGCACCAAACACCTAGACACTGAACCCAGTTAAAACTGCAGCGCGAAAGAGTCTGAAGGGATGTCCTGACATGATGAATggccagaaaacaaaaacaaaaacaaacaactttgGCATTATTTTGAGCTTTCCTGTGCCATTGCTCATACAGAGGATTCttggtccttttttttcttctcttttttccttttaaaaacaccCTCCAGCGTGGTTCCTCCACCAGCTTCGATTAAATTGAATacatgaacaaaacacagcaactTTGCATTGAAGCGTCAGCTACGTCAATGGACagtcatacacatacacagatgtcAACATCTGTCACTGAATGAAGCGGCGCCAAAAATGAAGACGTCACTTCATGCCAGCAAAGTCAATGAACAGACTGAGGTATACAAATTTCAAACGCACTCATCTTCGGagttgaaaaaacaaaaaactgagtTGATTTCATAAAACCCAGTGTGGGTTTGGAATGGGAAAAGCTGAAGACATAAAAGCCTGAGGTCAAgatatgttttcataaataaagaGGGTGGAACAAATGCGCAAAAATATTCCATGAGCACGCTGTATTCTGATCCCACGTTAGATCTGGAGAGGGGAAAATTGATTTTGTACGCAGTGGTCTacataaacatttcacatgtaatCCCAAAGGCCAGTGCACTTTTGTAAGGTTTTAATAAATGTGACTGTTCAACACTTTGGTGCGTTTAACCGCTCTGACTGTACTGCAGAGTGATCCTCCCGTTTAACATCCATAACCACACACTTACCCATGCAGCCTTCTTCATCTAGGAAGGTGCGAGACTTAAGaactctccttctcttcctccgtTTGGCACCCGGGTTTTCCTGTAAGcaattttcaaattaattttcatattaccagtgaattattaatttatttaaaatatggtataaaatacacaatgcaaTCAACCATTGCTGACACAGCTAGTTGTGAGATGAATGAACACAGTTTGAACCAGAGGTGccctttgtgtttgctgtgcttgGCAATTTTCTTCAAATAACTTTTGGAATTTCAAATACAGTAAACTTCTCTCACAAGAGTAAATCAAAACCAAAGACACCTGGATTACAGCATCCTTTGGATATTCTTTCCTCTGTTGGACAACCACTAGCACTTGTAATCACCTTGCAAGAAACCCCAAGTAGTGGCTTCCAAGCGTGATGTTTTCCTTTAGCTCTGTCAATGCTAGATATGTGGATAATTGCATATGGACTAAGTGTAGTGCTTATATTTGTTTATGAAATTAACGATCCCTGATGGTTACTCCAGTAGAGAGTGACCTTGCTTATCGGGCTGTGGGGGTAGCATTGCTACAAGATTGACCAGGATCTTTGCAGATTATTACAATTTGTATTTAGGTTCTCCATGGTTGAAGTTCTTGTTTTAAACTCTTCTGGTCTCATTGATGACAAGAAATTGTGTGCCTCCAAACCAATGCTTTCAtactttcaaatgtttattgaCCTCTTTGATCCTACACAGACTGGCAACACAAATTCGCTGAAGTCATGTCAGATCCGATGAGGTTTTAATTGTAGAGGGTTTTAATGTTTACACTGACTGTTCATCTAATCCACTAAAAACAGCCTGCCTATCCTCGACTCTACTGGATTCACCTGGCATGTAGCAGAGTTACATCTCATAATCACCCTTGGTACTGACATAAAATAGAAACAATTTTCCTCATAATCTGGCATtaactgttcattttaaatatgatcagattaaaaaaaatgttgaatactAAATGTTAAATATCATTAATACCTTTTATTTATCAAACTACATGCCTATAAACCTAAATTTATCTGCTGTCAAGTCCCTTTTGAAGAAACCAAATCTTGAAACTAAAAATCATAACCACAGGACTGTGTCCCTGTTTTTATCAAAAACCCTGGCTGTAGCCTTCCTAGACTGTAACTGTAGATTTTAGACCTGGTCCTAGCAGTGAGACTACTTTTGTTGCTTATTTATGCATTCCTGTCTTCAGATTGTAACCGTTTTCCAACACTCGTGCTTCCTGACATAAGTGCTCTCTGGATGAAATAAAACAtcctttttaaatgcaaaccaAAAAGAAACGACAGCcctgggcaaaaaaaaaattgacaggaAATTTTGTGCTCAACCTAAGTTGTCACTCACCTGCTCACTTACATACACACTGCACCCAAACTGCCTGGCCattctttttaaactttttattctttccctctctctccccctcatgCCACCTGAGAAACAAGTGCTCCTGCAGTTCCGCCCCCTAATCATCAATACCCTGCCCACACAGACAAGACAACTGGACCATCAACACATTGCCTGGCCACTGCTGTATGCAGGGTGCCCACCTGGGCCCACAAAGCCACCTCTTTGCCACCAAACTGCCTCTAGACTCAAGCTGAAGAGTGGAATGCTGTTCCACTGttcatatttcactgtttacCCAGGAGTCATTCCAGGGCTAGCGAAtaattttccactgtttttccctGCTTAGCCCTGTTTTTTATTCAATTCCCTCAGGAACTGCAGGACATTGAGCACAATGAGATAATTTCCACTGTAAAAACGTGCCATCGCAAATAAAATTAAGCTAACTGGATGTGATAGGAAGTAATATGCCAACCATGCTTGCCTCAGTGTGTGGAACTGGCTCTTTCTTCACTTGATTTTCTGGACTTGCTGCTGGGGTCTCCACATTGTGGGATGGTGGAGACTCTGGTATCACTGGTAAAATGATTAAGAGTGTCAAGACGAGTCtctctcttgtcagaaacaagCAACAGTCAATTTACTTCTGCACCTGGAGATATATAATTCAATGTAAAAAGTGGCTGGTGAGTCCTTTACCACTAGTTTTTAACACTGAGATacatatgtttttatgtttgaataATACAGCAGAGGTATTACAAAGAGTCAAGATGATCACTATGGGTGCCACAGATACTGGATTAGATTTCACCATTCCTCCTTCACGGAGTGTTACAAGTAACTTTGTCAGGGACAAACCTGACTCTTTCAATGTTTGCTAAAAAAGAAGGAGCaccttgaaataaaataactacataactacatgtaatttacatttctgatttGTGAATTTAAGGGAGGATCTATCTTATTTCAGGAGACAACACCCAGGATCAAAGGGGACTAAACTTTGTATGCCTTTTATGCTTCTTTTCTTAAAGTGGCACGAAGGATGGGCTGAGAGCCTGGAATACACCTtcagagaagaggcagggcGTTGCACGGCTCACCCTCGTCATCACTGCTGTCTGGCTGGGGCTTCTTTATCCTCCGTCTCTTCCTCTTCTGACTCTCACATACGTCGTCTTCGCTATCCGAGGGGCTCAGCCTCTTCGTTTTACTGCTCATGAAAAAAGAGAGTTTGATGAAGATTTATAAGCACTTCTTTCACGAACAATTCACGTGCAATGAACAAAGTTCTTTCTTTGAAAGTTACAATTTTCTGTCAAAGCAGCAAGCATTTCCTCACAAAAATGTAGCAGTTAAAATTGCTCAGTCTCCTtcaatacacatttttgttctggtttacattttcaatttatgtTTATTCACAACCAACGTACAGCATAGATCAGCACAGATTCCAATATCAGTTTTGCTTCCTATATAATTGCTTTGTTTGGCAAAATTATGTGTTCTAGAATTCCAAGGTCAGTGGGAGAATTGCCAATGTTCTGacagaaaatgataaatgaaaaatgagggCTTGGTTATCAACAGATCTCTGGTTTTACCTACCTCCTATCTTTTGATTTCTTCACCTCAGTTTCGGAGCTCTTGGGCTCTTCCTCCTTGATGTCGACCTGAGCTTTGGGGGATGAGCTCGAGGACTTCTCTTCAGCCACAGAGGAAGTCTGAGTGCCTCCAGCCTCCTCTTTTATGACTTTATCTGATTTCACACTGTTGGACTTTGCTTTACCTGTGTGAAACGAGAGGTATGTTACAGCAAGTATGTTGCATTGGTGGATTGAGACAAAGTAAAGCATTTAAGATCATTAAATTAAGATTAATTAAATAAAGGGGCAAGAGTGGGTTTacacaatataatgtaaaaatactcACTCGCTGTTTGTTTCCCAAAAAAGTTACTCAGAGCATTTGTCTTGGAGGCTGGCTTACTGTTTGATGTCTCTACCTACAGTAACATACCACAGCATCATTACTCAAAATAGTTCATTGGCCAGATATTTGGGCATATTACGTGGTGCAAAATTACTAATATTACAGGTCAGGTAAATATTTAACTTTCCTCTTTTGCAGAATTACCATAGAATACAGCTGAAGTTTTCGCTGTGAATTAATCAAATTAACTTATGTGTGCAGTAGTTAACTGTACGATGTGCACACTctgcactacactacacacaaaCGTACCACAGAGGTGTCCTCTTCTACTTCCATTTTAACTTCTTTGCTGCACTCCTGAGTTTTGGGAGTGCTCTTGCTGGCAAACATTCCCATAATGCCTTTTGATTGCTTTGAAGCTGCTTTAGGGACCAGAGCAGCATGACCATTGACGACCGCTTTGCTGGCTTCCTTTTCcggcgggggcggggcttgTGCCATCTCTCGAGCTCTTTGCAACTCTGTAGGGGACATGGGGACTGCAGCGGCACAGCGTATCGCACTGTACCTGCAAACAGAGAAATTCCTGGTGTGGCTTTTTTCTGTGCAGCACAAAATGCAAAGTAAGTAAACACACTGAGCATGGTAACTGGCCAAATGGACGATTTCAGTTTACTACATGTATAACCATGGTCTATAAAATCCACTCAAAACAACCAGGTTTATTACGACCTTAAGCCATTTTAACCCATTAATTCATTTACTGAACTTATTTAAGTATTCAGAGGCAAAGCAATGGTCTCAGAGCCACAATGCAGCATTGACTCACATAATCTGAATCGAATGAAGCTTACTAAGAAACAATGTGACAGTAGTCCTGTGGTACATACTTGCTGCAGTTCTTTAGATTTTCTTTCACGGCATCATAGTCTGTGCTGTAGAGTGGCCCGCTGTCCTTCAGCGCTGCTTTCTGGATGCTGTAGACATGTACACTGGTAGTCAACTCCATCTTTGACTTTACAtctaagaagaaaaaaagattttgaaacctataaactataaataaaGCTTCTGTTACAATCATAACAGCTGCGATGTTTGTATCTTTCAACAGCTACATatactacagaaaaaaaaacttgctccTTGATAGCAGTCTACAATCATAGCACCTGCAGCAGTGCAAACAGTGTATTGCATAAGTATATGCACACTTACAACAACCCAACATAGTTAAATGTGTCGGCAATAATTAGAATTACAGATATGGGGAAATCATAGGTTACTTCCCTTTACTATGCATTGCCAAAATACTGTTGTTTTCGCAGCTGAATTCAAACAAAGGCTTTAAACAAGAAATTCCCCACTTGCCTTCCAGCTGATCCTCTCGCACtactgccaccttgtggctctaaaaaggaaacaaaggaaGAATACCGTCAACAGAAATTCTCTGCACTGTAACGCATCTTGCATACATTATGACCAAGAGGTCCATGTTCACGTCTCAGCAATCAATCTGACAGTTGCATGTTAGTAGGAAATAAAGACAGGTGTAAAGGTAAGCGataatttacaaatgaattcaAGATTTGAACAGCAAACCAGTTTCCCCGTGTGATGATGTTTCTCAGAATAATGTAGTACAGTATTTCCATGAAGTGTGTCTGCTGACAATTAGGGCTTCTCACCGTATTGCCATTCTCAACACATTTGCCAG comes from Megalops cyprinoides isolate fMegCyp1 chromosome 3, fMegCyp1.pri, whole genome shotgun sequence and encodes:
- the pold3 gene encoding DNA polymerase delta subunit 3 isoform X2; amino-acid sequence: MDDLYLENIDEFVHDHNKVVTYKWLSLTLGVHVNQAKQMLYHYLDQKRKESSGSRLHATYLVSGKCVENGNTSHKVAVVREDQLEDVKSKMELTTSVHVYSIQKAALKDSGPLYSTDYDAVKENLKNCSKYSAIRCAAAVPMSPTELQRAREMAQAPPPPEKEASKAVVNGHAALVPKAASKQSKGIMGMFASKSTPKTQECSKEVKMEVEEDTSVVETSNSKPASKTNALSNFFGKQTASKAKSNSVKSDKVIKEEAGGTQTSSVAEEKSSSSSPKAQVDIKEEEPKSSETEVKKSKDRSKTKRLSPSDSEDDVCESQKRKRRRIKKPQPDSSDDEVIPESPPSHNVETPAASPENQVKKEPVPHTEENPGAKRRKRRRVLKSRTFLDEEGCMVTEKVYESESYSESEDDFKVSKHRPKETGPLKSSAGKKEEEKKSQKNVAATTNKATKQASIMGFFQKK
- the pold3 gene encoding DNA polymerase delta subunit 3 isoform X1, with product MDDLYLENIDEFVHDHNKVVTYKWLSLTLGVHVNQAKQMLYHYLDQKRKESSGSRLHATYLVSGKCVENGNTSHKVAVVREDQLEDVKSKMELTTSVHVYSIQKAALKDSGPLYSTDYDAVKENLKNCSKYSAIRCAAAVPMSPTELQRAREMAQAPPPPEKEASKAVVNGHAALVPKAASKQSKGIMGMFASKSTPKTQECSKEVKMEVEEDTSVVETSNSKPASKTNALSNFFGKQTASKAKSNSVKSDKVIKEEAGGTQTSSVAEEKSSSSSPKAQVDIKEEEPKSSETEVKKSKDRSKTKRLSPSDSEDDVCESQKRKRRRIKKPQPDSSDDEVIPESPPSHNVETPAASPENQVKKEPVPHTEASMENPGAKRRKRRRVLKSRTFLDEEGCMVTEKVYESESYSESEDDFKVSKHRPKETGPLKSSAGKKEEEKKSQKNVAATTNKATKQASIMGFFQKK